Proteins found in one Panicum hallii strain FIL2 chromosome 4, PHallii_v3.1, whole genome shotgun sequence genomic segment:
- the LOC112888597 gene encoding LRR receptor-like serine/threonine-protein kinase GSO1, with protein sequence MAPLGTLSSSVLLATVLLLSFLLSFLVLASSLDTRAPPNNDLQTLLCLKAHLSDTAGQLASWKNDSLQFCSWAGVRCSKRRTSRVVALDLGSFELNGQIPACIANLTFLARIHFPNNQLSGPIPRELGQLNRLQYLNLSSNHLSGVIPDTLSSCSRLQIIDLGGNSLQGVIPPNLSQCLNLEELVLQDNSLNGGIPEGLGMLQNLSVLHLAGNSLMGKVPLSLGCKSSLTAVVLTNNSLTGPIPTCLANSSSLQVLDLTNNHLDGEIPHALLNSRSLKKISLGLNKFVGSIPALSHVDSPLEHLILSSNNLSGAIPSSLGNLSSLLRLLLAYNNLEGSIPMSIGKIPNLQALDLTHNYLSGTVPTSLYNMSTLTYLGIGANNLEGEIPHNIGFTLPSIKKIFFLENQFHGQIPASLANATNLMVIDLRYNSFHGIVPSLGSLPNLQELNLGMNQLEAGDWSFLSSLANCTRK encoded by the exons ATGGCTCCTCTAGGAACTCTGAGCTCGTCAGTGCTCCTGGCCACTGTCCTACTCCTGTCCTTCCTCCTGAGCTTCCTGGTCCTTGCCTCATCACTTGATACTAGAGCACCACCCAATAATGATCTCCAGACCCTCCTTTGCCTCAAGGCCCATCTCTCTGACACTGCCGGGCAGCTAGCCTCGTGGAAGAATGATTCTCTTCAGTTTTGCAGTTGGGCTGGTGTTAGATGCAGCAAGAGGCGCACATCTCGCGTTGTTGCTCTGGACCTCGGGTCGTTTGAGCTCAATGGCCAAATACCTGCTTGTATTGCCAATCTCACTTTCCTCGCAAGAATCCACTTCCCAAATAACCAGCTTAGTGGCCCAATCCCTCGTGAGCTTGGCCAACTAAATAGGCTGCAGTACCTTAACCTCAGTTCGAACCATCTCAGTGGTGTGATTCCGGACACACTGTCCTCCTGTTCTCGCCTCCAGATCATCGACCTTGGGGGAAATTCCCTACAAGGTGTGATTCCTCCAAACCTGAGCCAATGCTTAAATCTTGAGGAGCTCGTCTTGCAAGATAACAGCCTCAATGGAGGTATCCCTGAAGGCCTGGGGATGCTCCAGAACCTTTCAGTTTTGCATCTTGCTGGAAATAGTCTGATGGGGAAAGTTCCTCTTTCACTTGGATGCAAATCTTCACTTACAGCTGTTGTTCTTACGAATAATAGCCTCACCGGACCAATCCCAACTTGCCTAGCTAATAGTTCATCGCTCCAAGTGCTGGACTTAACAAACAACCATCTTGATGGAGAGATTCCACATGCTCTGTTAAATAGCAGATCACTCAAAAAAATATCCCTTGGGCTGAACAAATTTGTGGGGTCGATACCAGCTCTCTCGCACGTTGACTCTCCCTTGGAGCATCTCATTTTGTCATCAAATAATCTTTCAGGTGCCATACCTTCTTCATTGGGGAATCTTTCTTCCCTTCTCAGGCTCTTGCTTGCATACAACAATCTTGAAGGTAGCATCCCCATGAGTATAGGTAAAATTCCAAACCTGCAAGCACTGGACCTGACTCACAACTATTTGTCAGGAACTGTCCCAACCTCCCTTTACAATATGTCAACCCTCACATACCTTGGCATAGGCGCAAATAACCTTGAGGGGGAAATTCCGCATAACATTGGCTTCACCCTTCCAAGCATCAAAAAAATCTTTTTTCTAGAGAACCAATTCCATGGTCAGATCCCTGCTTCACTAGCGAATGCAACCAACCTTATGGTCATTGATCTACGGTACAATTCATTCCATGGAATTGTTCCTTCTTTGGGTTCGCTTCCCAACTTGCAGGAACTAAATCTAGGCATGAATCAGCTTGAAGCTGGGGATTGGTCTTTCCTTTCCTCACTTGCCAACTGCACGAG GAAATAA
- the LOC112888599 gene encoding uncharacterized protein LOC112888599, protein MEFPLAPSSSADGGLMNEDHGFGGPCRDGVHQQATRDLQYQYGIVLISCSSFKEEEEISKKECMYTGRGLCPSSFVPVLLPTSFQSTLKSQASCTSWQLGQQLRWPFSGDGWKHLVEWKPFGHGTMH, encoded by the exons ATGGAGTTTCCCCTTGCACCCTCCAGCTCGGCGGACGGCGGCCTCATGAATGAAGACCATGGCTTCGGGGGCCCTTGCCGGGACGGCGTTCATCAGCAAGCCACACGAG ATTTACAATATCAGTACGGCATAGTGTTGATATCTTGCTCATCGttcaaagaagaagaagaaatcagCAAAAAGGAATG CATGTACACAGGAAGAGGCTTATGTCCTTCCAGCTTTGTCCCAGTGCTGCTGCCTACGTCCTTCCAGTCCACCCTGAAATCGCAGGCATCTTGTACTAGCTG GCAACTTGGGCAACAACTGCGATGGCCATTTAGTGGTGATGGCTGGAAGCATCTTGTGGAGTGGAAACCTTTTGGCCATGGTACTATGCATTAA